The genomic region TTCAAATGTTTTCTCCTAGGCTCTTCGTTTTAAAAATGCCCAGTTTGCAGGTTAGCATAGTTGAGGTCGGGCGTACATGGAGAAGAGGCATAGTCAATAGTTTAGCTTCCGCTTATTTCTAAATTTCTAGTTCATTTCCTCTCAATTAGAATTGCTCTGAACTGTGATGGTTGGTTGTGAGATTATTCTTTTAAAGTTAGTAAATAATTAGGAGATGTTGTGATTTGGGGAGTGCGAAGGCTCCAGGAGTTTAAGGTTGGATTTAAATTTTCAGAAGTGTTTGCAGGTTTTAGGAAGGGTTGTCCATTTTCAAGGGAGATTATGCCGAATTTTCGGTAAACTTTCCTTGGAAGTGGTCTCCGCACGACTTACTCTGGGTTTCAAGGTGAAATTTAAGACGGGTCGTGTCAATAAGTCTATTTATTGAGAAGTGTTACATGAGTAGTGTTTACATGTTTCAGTTTGTACGTATATTCATCTCATCAAAAATATAGTGTTAGCCTTGGATGCTGCAATACTAAAAGAGTGATTAACCACCTGGTGAAAGTTGGTTGAGCAGCGTATTAAGTTTAAAAGTTCGATCGAGTTAATATGTTTGAGCATGTTCGAGAGGCTTTTAAAGTTAGTTTAAAGTTTTTTTTTTATACGAAGTAAGTTTAAAATTCGAGTTAACATGTTTAAGATGCTTTTGAATTTATGCATAACTTTAAAAAAGTTAGTGTCAGCTTTTAAAAAGTTGCTCAACTAACTTTAGTTGAGCAACGTAACAAGTTTAAAATTCGAGTCAGCATGTTTAAAAGACTTTTGAATTCGCCTACAACACTCTCATAGACCTCGGTCAACGTACTAACTTTGTATTTGTTAGTAACTTGCTAACTTGGATTTAACCTCCACCTAAATCATATACAAACCCAAAATTTATGAAAACCGAGTCAGCTTTAAAAAAGTTGGAGTCAGCAAAAAACTTTAGTTGAGGAACGTAGCAAGTTTAAAGTTCAAGTCAGCATATTTGAGAGGTTTTGAATTCGCCAGTTTAAAGTTCAAGTCAGCATATTTGAGAGGCTTTTGAATTCACCTACGATACTCTCTGTGTTTGTTACTAACTTGCTAACTTGGATTTAACCTCCACCTAAATCAAATACAAACCCAAAATTTATGAAAACCCATAGCATGAGATGTGTAGGCATTACTAATTTCCTTATTCAAGAGGTCACGGTGTCTGCAGCGACTTTTTCAGTAAATATGCTCATGAGATGTCTATATTAATGGAGTGCGATTACTTACCAATATACAAGGCATGACATGTCTTCTTGATCTCCTAGACAATATTGATATACACATCTCTATAAACCTATTTGATGAGAAGTCATAGAAATCACGGACCCTAGCCTTGATCGAGAAAATGAGTTTACACTTTCATTTTGCGCGTACATTCATCTTGTTGACAAGCCCTTCATCTTCTAGCTTTATTAGTTACAGAGGGAAACACAAAAACACTTATTCATCATCAGCTCATCAGCACACAAAAACACTACTAAATTTAACCCTGTTTAGGTTCGTTGACGTAGCTTCCCATCCTCACCTGTTTAGGTACATACCCAACTTTCTGTCCCCACTCTTTCTGTTCCGGCGCACTCACCGCCACCGCTCCGTTCTCCACCGCCCTCTGAAACATCCACAAAACACAAGATTACTAAAGAAAAGAAAACTCAAGGGAAACAATGACAACAGAACAGGTCGTTAATAAATTACTTTATAGGCGACGTCGGGGTAATCAAAGCAAACCTCAACGGGCTGCCTTTCTTCCCCGGAGCTCGGCTTCTGAACTTTTCCGGTGAGATCGTCCGTCTCGTGCTGGTGTTTCGGTGTGAATGCTATAGTCGTCTGCCCACTTTCAAGCTCTCCCCATTTGTGTGTATATATATTACATCAACATCAATGTATTTAAGAACTAGCTAGCATGGCGGGATTAGTAACAAGGAGATTACATGTATACCTGTGAGACTCGTCTATACGACGTACCGCGTACCCGAAGGCTTTGGAGTAGAAGGCTATGGATTTGGCGACGTCCTTGACGTACACCACCGTGTAGGCATATGTTGGGTTCAGACTCGACGCCATTGTTAGTTTCTGAAACCGGTTCGGTTATGGAGGTTGTGTTGTGTTTGAGCTCTTATTTAGGACTTGGAATTTTGACCACATCAGTCGTAGACGTACGGGACTGAATCCATAGGAATGTACGTGGCATGTGGTATTGAACTGACAGAACTGTGGGGGTGGCAGGTGGAGGTTCTGCATGTCTTCAGTTCATAAAATGCTGCCATGTAGTTTGAATAGGACAGCTGGGCCTCCAAATCGGTTGTACTTTGGGCTCCAAGTGTTCTAAACCTTGTCACCTTCATGATCTTTCAGGTCGCAAAGAACTAGTAGTTAGTAGTTAATGACCTACTAGTACTAGTATCTGTAAAAGGGGGGTGTTTTGGGTGTATTGGGATGTATGTTGAGTGATTATACTGCTCTATATAGGTTTTTTTGGTGTGTACAACTGTGCAATGTAAATCATTTCATCGGAAGGTCTCTACGGATGTGTCATTTTTATACTGTTTAATATAAGTTGACATTTTCGATGGAAAAACCAAATAAATTAAGATAGTAAAATTTACACTCTTCATTTTACAATTTACACTTTTTCTTTCTTTTTTTAGTTAAAAATTTCATAAAATGACAAAACACATATAAATAAGACAGATTTAAAGTTACTTTAAGAAGATAAAATGAGTGTGGATCGTGAAGATAAGAATTGAATTCCTATATATTATTAATACTATTTTTCAGTTTTTGATGTCTTGTAGTAAAATGTTTGATAAAAGAATACTTCTACGGAGCTTCAACGCAAGTTGCAAGTAACATTGAAATACCGCTTGAGTGAAAGCAAAAAAGAAATGTTTTACAAGAATTGAAGTGGAATGAGATCTACGTTAGTTATCAAAGCAGTAAATGGTTAAATACTCAAATTGATCCGCCTTAAAGAGTAATCAAGTTGGTTCAAAACCGAAGAGAGATGACAACTAATTTTTTATTTCATCAGTTCAAAACTGCGGCTTCCAGGTTTTGCAGTTTCTGTGTTATCCACCGTTTAAGTGGTTTCGGAGATTCGCTCCCTTCAAGGCTCTCGTTGACAACTTGCAGGTTTGTTTGCTACAGACTGACATTTAAAAAAAGTTATGTCACTCCGTGAAACATTCGATGGACTAAATAGTTGCATGCTTGCAGACGGTATCGAAGCCGTTACTGGCGACATTGGAACGGCTTTTACTGATGATGTCAACAATTCTGATGATATCAACAGTTCTGATGCGAGTCCAGAAGTGCCGTCTGCGGAGTCTTCTTTGGATACAAGGTAATCAAAGAAATTATGTTTCCAATTTTCACACATGATTGACAATGTTATAAAATGAATACTTGTCATAAGCAAACTAGGAAGTTGTCTTTACCTACTGACCTGTCAATTCAATAGAATCTGCTTAACTACGGTGAGTTATATTTTTCGATTCGGAACTGTGTTCGCTGTATGAATAGTTATTTAAAACTCCTTTGTGCAATGACCGTTGC from Fragaria vesca subsp. vesca linkage group LG3, FraVesHawaii_1.0, whole genome shotgun sequence harbors:
- the LOC101293858 gene encoding uncharacterized protein LOC101293858 produces the protein MASSLNPTYAYTVVYVKDVAKSIAFYSKAFGYAVRRIDESHSGQTTIAFTPKHQHETDDLTGKVQKPSSGEERQPVEVCFDYPDVAYKRAVENGAVAVSAPEQKEWGQKVGYVPKQVRMGSYVNEPKQG